The following are encoded in a window of Cupriavidus oxalaticus genomic DNA:
- a CDS encoding glycine zipper 2TM domain-containing protein has product MKTLQRLTKVALIGATVAAFAGCADMTPKQRNTAIGAGAGAVGGAILTEGSALGTLGGAAVGGVIGNVVTDDKRK; this is encoded by the coding sequence ATGAAAACCCTGCAGAGATTGACCAAGGTGGCCCTGATCGGCGCGACGGTCGCGGCATTCGCCGGTTGCGCGGACATGACCCCGAAGCAACGCAATACCGCCATCGGCGCGGGTGCGGGTGCCGTGGGCGGCGCCATCCTGACCGAGGGCAGCGCACTGGGTACGCTGGGTGGCGCGGCCGTGGGCGGCGTGATCGGTAACGTCGTGACCGACGACAAGCGTAAATAA
- the gcvT gene encoding glycine cleavage system aminomethyltransferase GcvT, with amino-acid sequence MTLQATPLNAIHRALGARMVDFGGWDMPVNYGSQIEEHNAVRTDAGMFDVSHMCVVDLSGANTRTFLRGLLANNVDKLQTPGKALYSCMLDEKGGVIDDLIVYFFAEDRFRLVVNAGTAVGDIDWIRARNEATGSGVTITPRREDVAPEGVQPLAIVAVQGPNARAKVWSTFPSTQPSDALKPFNAAVVQDSALGEVMVARTGYTGEDGFELVVPAASVAGLWEKLNAAGVRPAGLGARDTLRLEAGMNLYGQDMDINTSPLDAGLAWTVDLQSERDFTGKTALAANGQQQQFLGLILRDKGGVLRAHQKVITPAGDGEITSGTFSPSLSQSIAFARLPKGVNVGDTVQVEIRDRKLNATVVKLPFVRNGKALVS; translated from the coding sequence ATGACGCTCCAGGCCACGCCCCTCAATGCCATCCACCGCGCCCTCGGCGCCCGCATGGTCGACTTCGGCGGCTGGGATATGCCGGTCAACTACGGCTCCCAGATCGAAGAGCACAATGCCGTGCGCACCGACGCCGGCATGTTCGACGTGTCGCACATGTGCGTGGTCGACCTCAGCGGCGCCAATACCCGTACCTTCCTGCGCGGCCTGCTGGCCAACAACGTCGACAAGCTGCAGACGCCGGGCAAGGCACTCTATTCCTGCATGCTCGACGAAAAAGGCGGCGTCATCGACGACCTGATCGTCTACTTCTTTGCCGAGGACCGTTTCCGCCTGGTGGTCAACGCCGGCACCGCGGTCGGCGATATCGACTGGATCCGCGCCCGCAACGAGGCCACCGGGAGCGGCGTGACCATCACGCCGCGCCGTGAAGACGTGGCGCCCGAGGGCGTGCAGCCGCTGGCGATCGTCGCGGTGCAGGGGCCCAACGCCCGCGCCAAGGTGTGGAGCACCTTCCCGTCGACCCAGCCTTCCGACGCGCTCAAGCCCTTCAACGCTGCCGTGGTCCAGGACTCCGCGCTCGGCGAGGTCATGGTCGCGCGCACCGGCTACACCGGCGAAGACGGTTTCGAGCTGGTCGTGCCGGCGGCCAGCGTCGCCGGCCTGTGGGAAAAGCTGAACGCCGCGGGCGTGCGCCCGGCTGGCCTGGGTGCGCGCGACACGCTGCGCCTGGAAGCCGGCATGAACCTGTATGGCCAGGACATGGACATCAACACCTCGCCGCTGGACGCGGGCCTGGCCTGGACCGTCGACCTGCAGAGCGAGCGCGACTTCACCGGCAAGACGGCGCTGGCCGCCAACGGGCAACAGCAGCAGTTCCTCGGCCTGATCCTGCGGGACAAGGGCGGCGTACTGCGTGCCCATCAGAAAGTCATCACGCCTGCCGGTGACGGCGAAATCACCAGCGGCACCTTCAGCCCCTCGCTGTCGCAATCGATCGCGTTCGCGCGCCTGCCGAAAGGCGTGAACGTCGGCGACACCGTGCAGGTGGAGATTCGCGACCGCAAACTCAACGCGACTGTGGTTAAACTGCCGTTTGTGCGTAATGGCAAGGCACTCGTGAGCTAA
- the gcvH gene encoding glycine cleavage system protein GcvH: MNFPADLKYTESHEWVRVETDGTLTIGITDHAQDALGDIVFLELPEVGKSVGAGDALAVVESVKAASDIYAPVAGEVIAVNEAATAAPESVNADAFDAWLFKLKPANSDDVNGLMSADAYKASVGA; this comes from the coding sequence ATGAATTTCCCCGCCGACCTCAAATACACCGAGTCGCATGAGTGGGTGCGCGTCGAAACCGACGGCACGCTCACCATCGGCATCACCGACCACGCACAGGACGCGCTGGGCGACATCGTCTTCCTGGAACTGCCCGAGGTGGGCAAGTCGGTCGGTGCCGGCGACGCGCTGGCAGTGGTCGAATCGGTGAAGGCCGCTTCCGACATCTACGCCCCGGTGGCCGGCGAAGTGATTGCCGTCAACGAGGCCGCCACGGCCGCGCCGGAAAGCGTCAATGCCGACGCATTCGACGCGTGGCTGTTCAAGCTCAAGCCGGCCAACAGCGACGACGTCAACGGCCTGATGTCGGCCGACGCGTACAAGGCCAGCGTCGGCGCCTGA
- the gcvP gene encoding aminomethyl-transferring glycine dehydrogenase: MNAPLPMTAAQGNRPTLAELEARDAFAARHIGPDTPEQQHMLKVLGYDSRAALIDAVIPAAIRRRDGMPMGEFTEPLSEEAALAKLRGLARKNRVLKSFIGQGYYNTVTPAVILRNIFENPAWYTAYTPYQPEISQGRLEAMLNFQQMVTDLTGLDIANASMLDEGTAAAEAMTLLQRVNKHDSNTFFVADDVLPQTLEVVRTRALPMGIEVKVGPAADAAAAGAFGVLLQYPGVNGDVNDYRAIAAAVHAAGGLVVAAADLLALTLVTAPGEWGADVAVGNSQRFGVPLGFGGPHAGYMAVKDAFKRSMPGRLVGVTVDAQGNKAYRLALQTREQHIRREKATSNICTAQVLLAVMASMYAVYHGPQGLKRIAQRVHRLAATLAAGLEQLGFARANATFFDTLTLETGFNTEAIHAAATARGINLRHVSATRVGVSLDETATRDDVIALWEVFMHGKPLPADLDFDKVEAAAQDAFPAELARTSEYLTHPVFNTHHAEHEMLRYLRMLADKDLALDRTMIPLGSCTMKLNATSEMIPVTWPEFSQIHPFAPLDQTVGYREMIDQLEAMLCAATGYAAVSLQPNAGSQGEYAGLLIIHAYHASRGESHRDICLIPSSAHGTNPASAQMAGMKVVVVACDENGNVDLEDLAKKAEQHSKNLAAIMITYPSTHGVFEQGVQQICEIVHRHGGQVYVDGANMNAMVGTAAPGQFGGDVSHLNLHKTFCIPHGGGGPGVGPVAVGAHLADFLPNQDSVGYRRDDRGIGGVSAAPFGSASILPISWMYIAMMGSAGLTAATENAILAANYVAKRLAPYYPVLYTGQHDLVAHECILDVRPLQKETGISNEDVAKRLMDYGFHAPTMSFPVPGTLMIEPTESEALHELDRFIDAMIAIRQEIGRVADGTFDREDNPLRHAPHTAAVVTANEWTHKYTREEAAYPVASLRTQKYWPPVGRADNVYGDRNLFCSCVPVSDYVVD, translated from the coding sequence ATGAACGCCCCGCTTCCCATGACCGCCGCCCAAGGTAACCGGCCCACGCTGGCCGAACTGGAGGCGCGCGACGCCTTCGCCGCCCGCCATATCGGCCCCGATACCCCCGAACAGCAGCACATGCTGAAGGTGCTCGGCTACGACAGCCGGGCCGCGCTGATCGATGCCGTGATCCCCGCCGCCATCCGCCGCCGCGACGGCATGCCGATGGGCGAGTTCACCGAGCCGCTGAGCGAGGAAGCCGCGCTGGCGAAGCTGCGCGGGCTGGCCCGCAAGAACCGCGTGCTGAAGAGCTTCATCGGCCAGGGCTACTACAACACCGTCACGCCCGCGGTCATCCTGCGCAATATCTTCGAGAACCCGGCCTGGTACACGGCGTACACGCCCTACCAGCCGGAAATCTCGCAAGGCCGCCTGGAAGCGATGCTGAACTTCCAGCAGATGGTCACCGACCTGACCGGCCTGGATATCGCCAATGCGTCGATGCTGGACGAAGGCACCGCCGCGGCCGAAGCGATGACGCTGCTGCAGCGCGTGAACAAGCACGACTCGAACACCTTCTTCGTCGCCGACGACGTGCTGCCGCAGACGCTGGAAGTGGTACGCACACGCGCGCTGCCGATGGGCATCGAAGTGAAGGTCGGCCCCGCCGCCGACGCTGCCGCGGCCGGCGCCTTCGGCGTGCTGCTGCAGTACCCGGGCGTGAATGGCGATGTCAATGACTACCGCGCCATCGCTGCCGCCGTGCACGCCGCCGGCGGCCTGGTGGTGGCTGCCGCCGACCTGCTGGCGCTGACGCTGGTCACCGCGCCGGGCGAATGGGGTGCCGACGTGGCCGTGGGCAACTCGCAGCGCTTCGGCGTGCCGCTGGGCTTTGGCGGCCCGCATGCCGGCTACATGGCGGTGAAGGATGCGTTCAAGCGCTCGATGCCCGGCCGCCTGGTGGGCGTGACCGTCGACGCGCAGGGCAACAAGGCGTATCGCCTGGCGTTGCAGACGCGCGAGCAGCATATCCGCCGCGAAAAGGCCACCTCCAACATCTGTACCGCACAGGTGCTGCTGGCCGTGATGGCATCGATGTACGCCGTGTACCACGGCCCGCAGGGCCTGAAGCGCATCGCGCAGCGCGTGCATCGCCTGGCCGCGACGCTGGCCGCCGGCCTGGAACAGCTCGGCTTCGCCCGCGCCAACGCCACCTTCTTCGATACGCTGACGCTGGAAACCGGCTTCAACACCGAAGCCATCCACGCCGCCGCCACCGCGCGCGGCATCAACTTGCGCCACGTCAGCGCCACCCGCGTCGGCGTCTCGCTGGACGAGACCGCCACGCGTGATGACGTCATCGCGCTGTGGGAAGTGTTCATGCACGGCAAGCCGCTGCCGGCGGATCTCGACTTCGACAAGGTCGAAGCCGCCGCGCAGGACGCCTTTCCGGCCGAGCTGGCGCGCACCAGCGAATACCTGACGCACCCGGTGTTCAATACCCACCACGCCGAGCACGAGATGCTGCGCTACCTGCGCATGCTCGCCGACAAGGACCTGGCGCTGGACCGCACCATGATCCCGCTGGGCTCGTGCACGATGAAGCTGAACGCCACCAGCGAGATGATCCCGGTGACCTGGCCCGAGTTCAGCCAGATCCATCCGTTCGCGCCGCTGGACCAGACCGTGGGCTACCGCGAGATGATCGACCAGCTCGAGGCCATGCTGTGCGCCGCCACCGGCTACGCTGCAGTGAGCCTGCAGCCCAACGCCGGCTCGCAGGGCGAGTACGCGGGCCTGCTGATCATCCATGCGTATCACGCCAGCCGCGGCGAAAGCCATCGCGACATCTGCCTGATCCCGTCGTCGGCGCACGGCACCAACCCGGCGTCGGCGCAGATGGCCGGCATGAAGGTGGTGGTGGTGGCCTGCGATGAAAACGGCAACGTCGACCTGGAAGACCTGGCGAAGAAGGCCGAGCAGCACAGCAAGAACCTGGCTGCGATCATGATCACCTACCCGTCCACGCACGGCGTGTTCGAGCAGGGCGTGCAGCAGATCTGCGAGATCGTGCACAGGCACGGCGGCCAGGTCTATGTCGACGGCGCCAACATGAACGCGATGGTCGGCACCGCCGCGCCGGGCCAGTTCGGCGGCGACGTGTCGCACCTGAACCTGCACAAGACCTTCTGCATCCCGCACGGCGGCGGCGGCCCGGGCGTGGGTCCGGTTGCGGTCGGCGCGCACCTGGCGGACTTCCTGCCCAACCAGGACAGCGTCGGCTATCGCCGCGACGACCGCGGCATCGGCGGCGTGTCGGCGGCGCCGTTCGGCTCGGCCAGCATCCTGCCGATCTCGTGGATGTATATCGCGATGATGGGTTCGGCCGGCCTGACCGCCGCCACCGAGAACGCCATCCTGGCGGCCAACTACGTGGCCAAGCGTCTGGCGCCGTACTACCCGGTGCTGTACACCGGCCAGCACGACCTGGTCGCGCACGAGTGCATCCTGGATGTGCGCCCGCTGCAGAAGGAAACCGGCATCAGCAATGAAGACGTGGCCAAGCGCCTGATGGACTACGGCTTCCACGCGCCGACCATGAGCTTCCCGGTGCCGGGCACGCTGATGATCGAGCCGACCGAGAGCGAGGCGCTGCACGAGCTGGACCGCTTCATCGACGCGATGATCGCGATCCGCCAGGAAATCGGCCGCGTCGCCGACGGCACGTTCGACCGCGAGGACAACCCGCTCAGGCACGCGCCGCACACCGCCGCGGTGGTGACCGCCAACGAGTGGACCCACAAGTACACGCGCGAGGAAGCCGCCTATCCGGTGGCATCGCTGCGCACGCAGAAGTACTGGCCGCCGGTCGGCCGTGCCGACAACGTGTATGGCGACCGCAACCTGTTCTGCAGCTGCGTGCCGGTCAGCGACTACGTGGTCGACTGA
- a CDS encoding L-serine ammonia-lyase → MAVSVFDLFKVGIGPSSSHTVGPMRAALMFAQGLERDGLLAQVASVRVELYGSLGATGKGHGTDKGVILGLMGESPDTIDPDSIDTRLAALRKARQLSLLGRHIVPFVEKEHIAFYRREALAEHPNGMKFHAFDSSGASLREARYLSVGGGFVVTAGAPNTQVLNAAQQLPHPFRSGKDMLEMAQASGKSIARLMLENELTWRSEQEVNDGLLHIWDVMQACVARGCRTDGELPGPFKVKRRAPELYRSLTERAERTLSDPLSVMDWVNLYAIAVNEENAAGGRVVTAPTNGAAGIIPAVLHYYDRFVPGANQQGVVDFLLTAGAIGLLYKLNASISGAEVGCQGEVGVACSMAAGALAAVLGGSPAQVENAAEIGMEHNLGLTCDPVGGLVQIPCIERNAMASVKAVNAARMALRGDGTHYVSLDSVIKTMRETGADMKTKYKETARGGLAVNIVEC, encoded by the coding sequence GTGGCAGTCAGCGTCTTCGATCTGTTCAAGGTGGGCATCGGCCCGTCGAGTTCGCATACCGTGGGCCCGATGCGCGCGGCCCTGATGTTCGCGCAGGGGCTGGAGCGCGACGGCCTGCTGGCGCAGGTAGCCAGCGTGCGGGTCGAGCTGTACGGCTCGCTCGGCGCCACCGGCAAGGGGCACGGCACCGACAAGGGTGTGATCCTTGGCCTGATGGGCGAGTCGCCCGACACCATCGATCCCGATTCCATCGACACGCGGCTCGCGGCGTTGCGCAAGGCGCGCCAGTTGTCGCTGCTGGGCCGCCATATCGTTCCCTTCGTCGAGAAGGAGCACATCGCGTTCTACCGCCGCGAGGCGCTGGCGGAGCATCCCAACGGCATGAAGTTTCATGCCTTCGACAGCAGCGGCGCGAGCCTGCGCGAGGCGCGCTACCTGTCGGTGGGCGGGGGTTTCGTGGTCACCGCCGGCGCGCCCAACACCCAGGTGCTGAACGCCGCGCAGCAGTTGCCGCATCCGTTCCGCAGCGGCAAGGACATGCTGGAAATGGCGCAGGCCAGCGGCAAGAGCATTGCGCGGCTGATGCTGGAAAACGAACTGACCTGGCGCAGCGAGCAGGAAGTCAACGACGGGCTGCTGCATATCTGGGACGTGATGCAGGCCTGCGTCGCGCGCGGCTGCCGCACCGATGGCGAACTGCCGGGGCCGTTCAAGGTGAAGCGGCGCGCCCCCGAGCTGTACCGCAGCCTGACCGAGCGCGCCGAGCGCACCTTGTCGGATCCGCTGTCGGTGATGGACTGGGTCAACCTGTACGCCATCGCCGTCAATGAAGAGAACGCCGCGGGCGGGCGCGTGGTGACCGCGCCGACCAACGGCGCCGCCGGCATCATCCCGGCCGTGCTGCATTACTACGACCGCTTCGTGCCGGGCGCGAACCAGCAGGGCGTGGTCGACTTCCTGCTGACCGCGGGCGCGATCGGGCTGCTGTACAAGCTCAACGCATCGATCTCCGGGGCCGAGGTCGGCTGCCAGGGCGAGGTCGGCGTGGCCTGCTCGATGGCCGCCGGTGCGCTTGCCGCGGTACTCGGCGGCAGCCCGGCGCAGGTGGAAAACGCGGCCGAGATCGGCATGGAGCACAATCTCGGCCTGACCTGCGACCCGGTCGGCGGGCTGGTGCAGATTCCGTGCATCGAGCGCAATGCGATGGCGTCGGTCAAGGCGGTCAACGCGGCGCGCATGGCGCTGCGAGGTGACGGCACGCACTACGTATCGCTCGATTCGGTGATCAAGACCATGCGCGAGACCGGCGCCGACATGAAGACGAAGTACAAGGAAACGGCGCGCGGCGGACTGGCGGTGAATATCGTGGAGTGCTAA
- a CDS encoding MBL fold metallo-hydrolase: protein MQTFHQLFDETSSTFTYLLIDAETKDALLIDPVDHQFERDLALVKETGAHLAWVIETHAHADHITSAGHLAMQTGAHTAAPSGCEIKPAQKQLIDGDTVAFGKQVLRAIHTPGHTAGSMSYLWEEPTSEGIVRRVFTGDALLIDGCGRTDFQSGDAGTLYDSLTRKLFALPDDTRVYPAHDYKGQTSSTIGHERAHNSRVSGRTREEFIEMMRNLNLPRPRLIDIAVPANRRLGLRDGESVPHGA from the coding sequence ATGCAGACCTTCCACCAGCTCTTTGACGAAACCTCGTCCACCTTCACCTACCTGCTGATCGATGCGGAAACGAAGGACGCGCTGCTGATCGACCCGGTCGACCATCAGTTCGAACGCGATCTCGCGCTGGTCAAGGAGACCGGCGCACACCTGGCCTGGGTCATCGAGACCCACGCCCACGCCGACCACATCACCTCCGCCGGCCATCTTGCGATGCAGACCGGCGCGCACACCGCGGCGCCGTCGGGCTGCGAGATCAAGCCGGCACAGAAACAGCTGATCGACGGCGACACTGTCGCATTCGGCAAGCAGGTGCTGCGCGCGATCCATACGCCCGGCCACACCGCCGGCAGCATGAGCTACCTGTGGGAAGAGCCCACGTCCGAGGGCATCGTGCGCCGCGTCTTCACGGGCGACGCCCTGCTGATCGATGGCTGCGGCCGCACCGATTTCCAGTCGGGCGATGCCGGCACGCTGTACGACAGCCTGACCCGCAAGCTGTTCGCGCTGCCCGACGACACCCGGGTCTATCCCGCGCACGACTACAAGGGCCAGACCTCCTCCACCATCGGCCATGAGCGCGCGCACAACAGCCGCGTATCCGGCCGCACGCGCGAGGAGTTCATCGAGATGATGCGCAACCTGAACCTGCCGCGGCCCAGGCTGATCGATATCGCGGTCCCGGCCAACCGGCGCCTGGGCCTGCGCGACGGCGAGAGCGTGCCGCACGGCGCCTGA
- a CDS encoding OsmC family protein: MSVYTAEVLWQRDGQDFTGNRYSRRHVLRFDGGAEVPGSSSPHVVPLPMSDASAVDPEEMFIASLSSCHMLWFLSLAAKQRFVVDRYVDAATGLMEKNREGRMAMTVVTLRPQVTFSGEREPTRDELERLHHAAHDACFIASSVRTEVRCEPVVAGA, translated from the coding sequence ATGTCCGTATATACCGCCGAAGTCCTGTGGCAGCGCGACGGGCAGGATTTCACCGGCAACCGCTACAGCCGCAGGCACGTGCTGCGCTTCGACGGCGGCGCGGAAGTCCCCGGTTCATCGTCGCCCCATGTGGTGCCGTTGCCGATGTCGGACGCCAGCGCGGTCGATCCGGAAGAGATGTTCATCGCCTCGCTGTCGAGCTGCCACATGCTGTGGTTCCTGTCGCTGGCGGCGAAGCAGCGCTTTGTCGTCGACCGCTATGTCGATGCCGCCACCGGCCTGATGGAAAAGAACCGCGAGGGCCGGATGGCGATGACGGTGGTGACCCTGCGCCCCCAGGTCACCTTCTCCGGCGAGCGCGAACCCACCCGCGACGAGCTGGAGCGCCTGCACCATGCCGCGCACGATGCCTGCTTTATCGCCAGCTCGGTCCGGACCGAGGTGCGGTGCGAACCGGTGGTCGCCGGCGCCTAG
- a CDS encoding alpha/beta hydrolase has protein sequence MLQDRFLYFPGKASVDDMVAPGLRAWPGPDDFRGLLAEPHGPARATAMVFHGNAGHAGHRGYYASVLTRLGIRVILAEYPGYGPRDGALGERSFVDDAGQAIALARRQFGGPLLLVGESLGAGVAAAVSARQREHVDAVLLITPWDKLAHVAAHHYAWLPTGWLLRDRYDSVTHLAAFGRPVMVVVAERDNIVPPRFGKALYEALDEPRRLAVIDHAGHNDWTGYVDEAWWRNALAFLLPPPASR, from the coding sequence ATGCTGCAGGATCGCTTCCTCTACTTCCCCGGCAAGGCCTCGGTCGACGACATGGTCGCGCCCGGACTGCGCGCATGGCCGGGCCCGGATGATTTTCGCGGCCTGCTGGCCGAACCGCACGGACCCGCCCGCGCCACCGCCATGGTCTTCCACGGCAATGCCGGGCATGCCGGCCATCGCGGCTACTATGCCAGCGTGCTGACGCGGCTGGGCATCCGCGTGATCCTGGCCGAATATCCCGGCTATGGCCCGCGCGACGGCGCGCTTGGCGAGCGCAGCTTCGTCGACGATGCCGGGCAGGCGATTGCGCTGGCCCGGCGCCAGTTCGGCGGCCCGCTGCTGCTGGTCGGCGAATCGCTCGGCGCCGGTGTTGCCGCGGCCGTCTCGGCGCGCCAGCGCGAGCACGTCGATGCCGTGCTGCTGATCACGCCGTGGGACAAGCTCGCCCACGTCGCCGCCCACCACTATGCATGGCTGCCGACCGGATGGCTGCTGCGCGACCGCTACGACAGCGTGACCCACCTGGCCGCCTTTGGCCGCCCGGTCATGGTGGTCGTGGCCGAACGCGACAACATCGTGCCGCCCCGGTTCGGCAAGGCGCTCTATGAAGCGCTGGACGAGCCCCGCCGCCTGGCGGTCATCGACCATGCCGGGCACAACGACTGGACCGGATACGTCGACGAGGCATGGTGGCGCAACGCGCTCGCGTTCCTGCTGCCGCCGCCCGCATCCCGCTGA
- a CDS encoding YbdK family carboxylate-amine ligase, whose product MSLESFKQSEALTFGVELELQLVNRHDYDLAPFAPDLLRALRGAEHAGDIKPEISPSMIEISTGICHSYQQALDELTTMRDLMVAASHSLNLGISGGGTHPFMQWSDRTISDSPRYQYISELYGYLAKQFTVFGQHVHIGCPTADESLFLLHAIGRYVPHFIALAASSPYVQGVDTGFASARLNSVAAFPMSGRAPFLLTWDAFTAYFEKMRNTGVIESMKDFYWDIRPKPEFGTIEVRVMDTPLTVQRACDIAAYIQMLARYLLLSRPFMPQEDDYLVYTFNRFQACRFGLDGEYVHPNELTRMPIADHILSICDALVPHAEALGSLPALANIRVLAERRDGDAEWLRQTDADARSQRETVRKACERWAV is encoded by the coding sequence ATGTCGCTCGAATCGTTCAAGCAATCCGAGGCGCTGACCTTCGGCGTGGAGCTGGAGCTGCAGCTGGTCAACCGCCACGACTATGACCTGGCGCCGTTCGCGCCCGACCTGCTGCGTGCGCTCAGGGGCGCCGAGCATGCCGGCGACATCAAGCCGGAGATCAGCCCGTCGATGATCGAGATCAGCACGGGTATCTGCCACAGCTACCAGCAGGCGCTGGACGAGCTGACCACCATGCGCGACCTGATGGTGGCGGCCTCGCACTCGCTCAACCTGGGCATTTCCGGCGGCGGCACGCACCCGTTCATGCAATGGTCCGACCGCACCATCTCGGACTCGCCGCGCTACCAGTACATCTCCGAGCTGTATGGCTACCTGGCCAAGCAGTTCACCGTGTTCGGCCAGCACGTGCATATCGGCTGCCCGACAGCGGACGAGTCGCTGTTCCTGTTGCACGCCATCGGCCGCTACGTGCCGCACTTCATCGCGCTGGCGGCGTCGTCGCCGTATGTGCAGGGTGTCGATACCGGCTTTGCCTCGGCGCGCCTGAATTCGGTCGCGGCCTTCCCGATGAGCGGGCGCGCGCCCTTCCTGCTGACGTGGGATGCCTTCACCGCGTACTTCGAGAAGATGCGCAATACCGGCGTGATCGAGAGCATGAAGGACTTCTACTGGGATATCCGTCCCAAGCCGGAGTTCGGCACCATCGAGGTCCGCGTGATGGACACGCCGCTGACGGTGCAGCGCGCCTGCGATATCGCCGCCTATATCCAGATGCTGGCGCGCTACCTGCTCCTGTCGCGCCCGTTCATGCCGCAGGAAGACGATTACCTGGTGTACACCTTCAACCGCTTCCAGGCGTGCCGCTTCGGGCTGGACGGCGAATACGTGCATCCCAACGAGCTGACCCGGATGCCGATCGCCGACCACATCCTGTCGATCTGCGATGCGCTGGTGCCGCATGCCGAGGCGCTCGGTTCGCTGCCGGCGCTGGCCAATATCCGCGTGCTGGCCGAGCGCCGCGACGGCGATGCCGAATGGCTGCGCCAGACCGATGCCGACGCGCGCAGCCAGCGCGAGACCGTGCGCAAGGCGTGCGAGCGCTGGGCGGTGTAG
- a CDS encoding cation:proton antiporter, with protein MSTMNGLSQLFPSFPLAPGGLFWVGLALVGAGLAGEVSRRWLRCPRIVGYAVAGLFAGLLGRGIVDENMINQTRILIDMALALALFELGHRLSLTWLRANRWLLLTSAFESLLTWGLVAAVLQWIGASPGVAILAGGIAVSTSPTIVLQLKNELRAEGQVTERLMAMAALNSIYAAAIVQLTTGWLHSEYGNLGAALLHPLYLLVGSCLLAWVAGKVGHVIYERMSADDHYSFLVLVGLVLFTLALTRVLKLSMPLTLLLAGVVFKHQDSQPHVWPPHFGSAGSLLIIVMVVSLGLPLTAHDWVVGGAYAVVLVLLRHLAKFAGVVSLGSFSGLSLRQCMALGVALAPMSGLAYLLMSDVARIYPGTGQPLAAIILCALAIEQLLGPVMAAWALRFAGESRANGGGR; from the coding sequence ATGTCGACCATGAACGGACTGAGCCAACTATTTCCATCATTCCCCCTCGCCCCAGGCGGCCTGTTCTGGGTCGGGCTGGCGCTCGTCGGCGCGGGCCTCGCGGGCGAGGTAAGCCGCCGCTGGCTGCGCTGCCCGCGCATCGTGGGCTATGCCGTCGCGGGGCTGTTCGCCGGGCTGCTCGGGCGCGGCATCGTCGACGAGAACATGATCAACCAGACCCGTATCCTGATCGATATGGCGCTGGCACTGGCCCTGTTCGAGCTCGGGCACCGGCTGTCGCTGACCTGGCTGCGCGCCAACCGCTGGCTGCTGCTGACCAGCGCCTTCGAGAGCCTGCTGACCTGGGGCCTGGTCGCGGCGGTGCTGCAATGGATCGGCGCCTCGCCCGGCGTGGCGATCCTGGCCGGCGGCATTGCCGTCAGCACCTCGCCCACCATCGTGCTGCAGCTCAAGAATGAACTGCGCGCAGAGGGCCAGGTCACCGAGCGGCTGATGGCAATGGCGGCGCTGAACAGCATCTACGCCGCCGCGATCGTGCAGCTGACCACCGGCTGGCTGCATTCCGAATACGGCAACCTGGGCGCCGCGCTGCTGCACCCGCTCTACCTCTTGGTGGGGTCGTGCCTGCTGGCATGGGTGGCGGGCAAGGTCGGCCACGTGATCTATGAGCGCATGTCGGCCGATGACCACTACAGCTTCCTGGTGCTGGTGGGCCTGGTGCTGTTCACGCTGGCGCTGACCCGGGTACTAAAATTGTCGATGCCGCTGACGCTGCTCCTGGCCGGCGTGGTGTTCAAGCACCAGGACAGCCAGCCGCATGTGTGGCCGCCGCACTTCGGCAGCGCCGGCAGCCTGCTGATCATCGTCATGGTGGTGTCGCTGGGCCTGCCGCTGACCGCGCATGACTGGGTCGTGGGTGGCGCATATGCCGTTGTGCTGGTGCTGCTGCGCCACCTCGCCAAGTTTGCCGGCGTGGTGTCGCTGGGATCGTTCTCCGGCCTGAGCCTGCGCCAGTGCATGGCGCTGGGGGTGGCGCTGGCGCCGATGTCGGGGCTGGCCTACCTGCTGATGAGCGACGTCGCGCGCATCTACCCCGGCACCGGACAGCCGCTGGCCGCCATCATCCTGTGCGCGCTGGCGATCGAACAACTGCTCGGCCCGGTGATGGCAGCGTGGGCGCTGCGCTTCGCCGGCGAATCCCGGGCCAATGGGGGAGGGCGCTGA